From the Lathyrus oleraceus cultivar Zhongwan6 chromosome 4, CAAS_Psat_ZW6_1.0, whole genome shotgun sequence genome, one window contains:
- the LOC127075911 gene encoding (+)-neomenthol dehydrogenase isoform X7 encodes MGESAPQRYAVVTGSNKGIGFEIVKQLASSGIKVVLTARDEQRGLQALETLKASGLSHSVVFHQLDVADATSVATLADFVKSQFGKLDILVNNAGIGGVEIKDRDLFTSTIITKGKALSDDELRRTMTQSYESAKECLEINYHGAKRTFECLLPLLQLSDSPRVVNVSSALGKIENVSNEWAKGVFSDVDNLTEERIDEVLKEFLKDFEQGSIERNGWPKYTSAYIVAKASMNAYTRIIAKKYPHFCINCVCPGYVKTDITANTGFFTAEEGASHPVRLALLPNGSPSGLYYIRNIQSSL; translated from the exons ATGGGAGAATCTGCACCACAAAG GTATGCAGTGGTGACTGGATCAAATAAAGGAATTGGATTTGAGATAGTGAAGCAGTTAGCTTCATCTGGAATCAAAGTGGTGCTTACAGCAAGAGATGAACAAAGAGGTCTTCAAGCTTTGGAAACACTCAAAGCTTCTGGTTTATCTCATTCTGTTGTTTTTCATCAACTAGATGTTGCTGATGCTACAAGTGTAGCTACGCTTGCAGATTTTGTCAAATCTCAATTTGGCAAACTTGATATTCTG GTTAACAATGCTGGTATTGGCGGAGTTGAAATTAAAGACCGTGATTTATTCACTTCAACAATCATTACAAAAGGG AAGGCATTATCTGATGATGAATTGAGAAGGACAATGACACAATCGTATGAGTCAGCTAAAGAATGCTTAGAGATAAATTATCACGGGGCTAAGAGAACATTTGAATGTCTTCTTCCCCTACTCCAGTTATCAGATTCACCGAGAGTAGTCAATGTTTCATCAGCACTGGGCAAGATAGAG AATGTATCAAATGAATGGGCTAAAGGAGTTTTTAGTGATGTTGATAACCTTACAGAAGAGAGAATAGATGAAGTGTTAAAGGAGTTTCTCAAAGATTTTGAACAAGGATCTATAGAAAGAAATGGTTGGCCTAAGTATACATCTGCCTATATTGTTGCTAAAGCTTCCATGAATGCCTATACAAGAATTATTGCAAAGAAATATCCACATTTCTGCATCAATTGTGTTTGCCCTGGTTATGTGAAGACAGATATAACTGCTAATACTGGTTTCTTCACTGCAGAAGAAGGTGCTTCTCATCCTGTTAGGTTAGCATTGCTTCCCAATGGTAGTCCATCTGGTCTCTATTATATCCGAAATATACAGTCATCACTTTGA
- the LOC127075911 gene encoding (+)-neomenthol dehydrogenase isoform X6 yields MGESAPQRYAVVTGSNKGIGFEIVKQLASSGIKVVLTARDEQRGLQALETLKASGLSHSVVFHQLDVADATSVATLADFVKSQFGKLDILVNNAGIGGVEIKDRDLFTSTIITKGKALSDDELRRTMTQSYESAKECLEINYHGAKRTFECLLPLLQLSDSPRVVNVSSALGKIENVSNEWAKGVFSDVDNLTEERIDEVLKEFLKDFEQGSIERNGWPKYTSAYIVAKASMNAYTRIIAKKYPHFCINCVCPGYVKTDITANTGFFTAEEGASHPVRLALLPNGSPSGLYYIRNIQSSL; encoded by the exons GTATGCAGTGGTGACTGGATCAAATAAAGGAATTGGATTTGAGATAGTGAAGCAGTTAGCTTCATCTGGAATCAAAGTGGTGCTTACAGCAAGAGATGAACAAAGAGGTCTTCAAGCTTTGGAAACACTCAAAGCTTCTGGTTTATCTCATTCTGTTGTTTTTCATCAACTAGATGTTGCTGATGCTACAAGTGTAGCTACGCTTGCAGATTTTGTCAAATCTCAATTTGGCAAACTTGATATTCTG GTTAACAATGCTGGTATTGGCGGAGTTGAAATTAAAGACCGTGATTTATTCACTTCAACAATCATTACAAAAGGG AAGGCATTATCTGATGATGAATTGAGAAGGACAATGACACAATCGTATGAGTCAGCTAAAGAATGCTTAGAGATAAATTATCACGGGGCTAAGAGAACATTTGAATGTCTTCTTCCCCTACTCCAGTTATCAGATTCACCGAGAGTAGTCAATGTTTCATCAGCACTGGGCAAGATAGAG AATGTATCAAATGAATGGGCTAAAGGAGTTTTTAGTGATGTTGATAACCTTACAGAAGAGAGAATAGATGAAGTGTTAAAGGAGTTTCTCAAAGATTTTGAACAAGGATCTATAGAAAGAAATGGTTGGCCTAAGTATACATCTGCCTATATTGTTGCTAAAGCTTCCATGAATGCCTATACAAGAATTATTGCAAAGAAATATCCACATTTCTGCATCAATTGTGTTTGCCCTGGTTATGTGAAGACAGATATAACTGCTAATACTGGTTTCTTCACTGCAGAAGAAGGTGCTTCTCATCCTGTTAGGTTAGCATTGCTTCCCAATGGTAGTCCATCTGGTCTCTATTATATCCGAAATATACAGTCATCACTTTGA
- the LOC127075911 gene encoding (+)-neomenthol dehydrogenase isoform X8 — MYRYAVVTGSNKGIGFEIVKQLASSGIKVVLTARDEQRGLQALETLKASGLSHSVVFHQLDVADATSVATLADFVKSQFGKLDILVNNAGIGGVEIKDRDLFTSTIITKGKALSDDELRRTMTQSYESAKECLEINYHGAKRTFECLLPLLQLSDSPRVVNVSSALGKIENVSNEWAKGVFSDVDNLTEERIDEVLKEFLKDFEQGSIERNGWPKYTSAYIVAKASMNAYTRIIAKKYPHFCINCVCPGYVKTDITANTGFFTAEEGASHPVRLALLPNGSPSGLYYIRNIQSSL, encoded by the exons GTATGCAGTGGTGACTGGATCAAATAAAGGAATTGGATTTGAGATAGTGAAGCAGTTAGCTTCATCTGGAATCAAAGTGGTGCTTACAGCAAGAGATGAACAAAGAGGTCTTCAAGCTTTGGAAACACTCAAAGCTTCTGGTTTATCTCATTCTGTTGTTTTTCATCAACTAGATGTTGCTGATGCTACAAGTGTAGCTACGCTTGCAGATTTTGTCAAATCTCAATTTGGCAAACTTGATATTCTG GTTAACAATGCTGGTATTGGCGGAGTTGAAATTAAAGACCGTGATTTATTCACTTCAACAATCATTACAAAAGGG AAGGCATTATCTGATGATGAATTGAGAAGGACAATGACACAATCGTATGAGTCAGCTAAAGAATGCTTAGAGATAAATTATCACGGGGCTAAGAGAACATTTGAATGTCTTCTTCCCCTACTCCAGTTATCAGATTCACCGAGAGTAGTCAATGTTTCATCAGCACTGGGCAAGATAGAG AATGTATCAAATGAATGGGCTAAAGGAGTTTTTAGTGATGTTGATAACCTTACAGAAGAGAGAATAGATGAAGTGTTAAAGGAGTTTCTCAAAGATTTTGAACAAGGATCTATAGAAAGAAATGGTTGGCCTAAGTATACATCTGCCTATATTGTTGCTAAAGCTTCCATGAATGCCTATACAAGAATTATTGCAAAGAAATATCCACATTTCTGCATCAATTGTGTTTGCCCTGGTTATGTGAAGACAGATATAACTGCTAATACTGGTTTCTTCACTGCAGAAGAAGGTGCTTCTCATCCTGTTAGGTTAGCATTGCTTCCCAATGGTAGTCCATCTGGTCTCTATTATATCCGAAATATACAGTCATCACTTTGA
- the LOC127137844 gene encoding uncharacterized protein LOC127137844 encodes MPFFEALEQIPMYQKFMKEVIVKKRPIGDGSVIFNEKCSAISPGRRIPNKQTDLGVVIVTCTIKDKTFKKVLIDSGASVSLMPLSIYQRLGIGNVSDTRTILKFADHSIKNAYGIVEDVLVTIEKFSFPVDFVVIDIPEDEETPTILGRPFMQTSRFNFDIDQGTLTLKVYDNEVTLNVIENRKLEVEKENHYQVGMIRTDVKDQSNMPISEKVSRRPSQPISLPIATRNEKLLFTFQNP; translated from the coding sequence ATGCCTTTCTTTGAAGCCCTCGAGCAAATTCCCATGTACCAAAAATTTATGAAAGAGGTAATCGTTAAAAAGAGACCAATAGGAGATGGGTCGGTAATATTTAATGAAAAGTGTAGTGCAATATCACCAGGTAGGAGAATCCCAAACAAACAGACGGATCTTGGAGTTGTCATAGTCACATGCACTATAAAAGACAAAACTTTCAAGAAGGTACTAATTGATTcaggagctagtgtgagtctgatGCCATTGTCAATCTATCAAAGGCTTGGTATTGGAAATGTCAGTGATACAAGGACAATTCTAAAATTTGCAGATCACTCTATAAAGAATGCATATGGGATAGTAGAAGACGTACTGGTGACAATAGAGAAATTTagttttcctgttgattttgtgGTCATAGACATACCTGAGGATGAAGAGACACCTACCATTCTTGGTCGACCATTCATGCAGACAAGTCGATTCAATTTCGACATAGACCAGGGTACACTAACTTTAAAAGTTTATGATAATGAAGTAACCTTGAATGTTATTGAAAACAGGAAGCTAGAGGTAGAAAAAGAAAATCACTATCAAGTAGGCATGATCAGGACAGATGTGAAAGACCAAAGTAACATGCCAATATCAGAAAAAGTCTCAAGAAGGCCTTCTCAACCGATATCACTGCCAATAGCAACCCGGAATGAAAAACTCCTATTTACATTCCAAAATCCATGA